The DNA segment gagttcagttcacgtaacagggttgaccttaaaatgagggaaatacatacactaccgttcaaaagtttggggtcacttagaaatgttcttgtttttgaaagaaagcacatttttttgtccattaaaatagcatcaaactgatcagaaatacagtgtagacattgttaatgttgtaaatgactactgaagctggaaacggctgatttttaatggaatatctacataggcgtacagaggcccattatcagcaaccatcactcctgtgttccaatggcacgttgtattagcgaatccaagtttatcattttaaaaggctaactgatcattagaaaacccttttacaattatgttagcacagctgcaaactgttgtactgattaaagaagcaataaaactggccttctttagactagttgagtatctggagcatcagcgtttGTGGGTTTGATCACAGgcttaaaatggccagaaacaaagacctttcttctgaaacttgtcagtctattcttgttctaagaaatgaaggctattcatgtgaaaaattgccaagaaactgaagatctcgtacaacgctgtgtactactcccttcacagaacagcgcaaactatctctaaccagaaaagaaagaggagtgggaggccccggtgcacaactgagcaagaggacaagtacattagagtgtctagtttgagaaacagacgcctcacaagtcctcaactggcagcttcattaaatagtacccgcaaaacaccagtctcaatgtcaacagtgaagaggtgactctgggatgctggtcttctaggcagagttcctctgtccagtgtctgtgttcttttgtccatcttaatcttttctttttattggccagtctgagatatggctttttctttgcaactctgcctagaaggccagcatgccGGAGGCGCCTGTTCACTGGGACTTGTaaaaatgctgaattttggcaATTTAGCAAGGCTTTATTCATATGAATAAAtcagatttattgaattctccacgTGTTCTATATTAAAGAGCACTTCATATAATATAActggcttttaaaatgcaatactGATGCACAGTTTCTATTTACAACATCAAAGGGCCCTCTTTTCATGGAATAAATTGACCCTTCTGTTTCTTTGAACCCTGGAACAAATAATCACTCAGGGCCTAATCACTCAGGACCTAATCACTCAGGACCTAATCACTCAGGGCCTAATCACTCAGGACCTAATCACTCAGGGCCTAATCACTCAGGGCCTAATCACTCAGGGCCTAATCACTCAGGACCTAATCACTCAGGGCCTAATCACTCAGGACCTAATCACTCAGGGCCTAATCActccagggcccggtttcccaaaagcatctttgGGCTAAAGATCCTATGGTTCTAACAATGAATTTATCCTTAAGGtgcttttgggaaaccgagcccagGGCTTTAGTGATTTGGAATGTAAAGTCAATGAGCATTATGGGTAAAATGTACAAAACACAACAGAAGAGGACAACACTATTATTTTGATCCTGAAATGGATCAAATCTGAGCCAAACTGTAGAATATCATTTTTGGTTGTTGTATAACCCATATACGTCAAGCTCATCAGTTCTGACAACATTGTCCGACCACTAACTCTAACCTTGTTGCATCGTCAGTAAGCAAATATAGGGCTACAATAAATTATCTTTTAATTTTGGGTTGAGTTTATTAAACTCTAAAGTTCTATCAACTTTGCAAAGTTGCCCCTGAGACCTGGAGCTAAAACATTTGAATCATTAACCCTAACCTTGTGGTAATATCGTCAGTGAGTAAACAAATACAAAGTCAATTTAATCCCAGGTTTAGTTTGAAGTTCAGGTTATGGCTCAAGCTCATGAATTAAATTTAGTCCAATTTTGACCACTAACTCTAACCTTGTGGCAAGCAATATTGTCAGTAAGCAATTATACATAAGCAATGCTATAACTCATGAATATCAAGCTCATCAGTTCTGAAAACACTTGTCCAACAGTTACTGCAGGAGCTGAATAACCACCGAGATGGCGCCCTCTTGTGGTCATTCTGTGTCATTACCACCAGGCCTCCCACTCAGTGTAGTTCAACCACTCTGGAGAActatgtcaatcaatcaatcaaatgtattttataaagccctttttacatcagcagttgtcacaaagtgctaatacagaaacccagcctaaaaccccaaacagcaagcaatgcagatgtagaagcacggtggccaggaaaaaactccctagaaaggcaggaacctaggaagaaacctagagtggAAAATATTTCTAGTTTCTATTGTCATGTGTACAAGTACATTGAAATGCCTTTATTGAAACTCTTTACCAGTAATCAATATGAGTAGTACTGTAAAGTAAAACAGAACgtaagcagagagaacagtctatggcttggatggctggagtctaACCATTATCctggccttcctttcacaccgcctgatatagaggttgTGAATGGCaaggagctcagccccagtgatgtactggagaTAAAGAGTACATATGGCCACTGAACTACATACACTGctgccttttgggggccctaagctaGATTTGTTTGTGGGCCTTATGGGCAAAACATTTTTGTGGCCCCCTCTCTTGACGGCGGAGAGAACATTTTAAGTTTTAAAGtgaatttcctgaaattctacacattcgGCCATGGGGAGTAGAggacattttgcagttttaaagaaggtgttctacaattctacacattttgccatgaggtgaagagacatttttgcagttttaacaTACAGAAAATGGGTCGGGGCCACCTAGTGGCCAGGGGCCCTGTCGCTTATGCCACAACACCTCACCACAGCTTAGGCCAAGCACTCAGCAGCGGAGTGACTGGGATGAAGAGTGGGATGAAGAGTGTGCTGTCATGTTGGGGGTCCGATCTGAATTCAACTCATAGGGTTTGGGTGAACCAAGCTGGATGCTGGATGACTGGCTGGGAGTGGTTAGACAGGGATATGGATACAGTGGGGTGGTTAGGTCAACGTTTGTCCATTGGACTTggttcccctctccccttctgcTCCTGTTGGAGAACCAGGGAGTCATGGAGAGAGGCCCTCTTCAGCTCCGCTCTAGCCAGAGAGAGTGCACCGGAGACCAGCCTTCCAGCATAGTTGGTGGTTGGATGTAGAACCAGGGTGTCCTGGACTGAGGCTATCTTTAGCTCTCTCCAACCCAGGGAGAATACATCCGAGACCAGCCTTCCAGCATACCCCCTCAACCTCACCTCAGTTAATAACGACGTGATGATTTTATCAGACAGTTGATCAGATAACAGACAGAGATCGTCAATATTTGTTATGTTATTGTTCAGCCATGTGATGATGTCATCAGAGATCGCCTCTGCGTACGTCATCAGCTTGGCACTCCTTCCGTGGAGTCCTCGCTCTTCATAACTGACCTCGCCGGAGGAGTGGGTGTCCTTGGAGGGGCGGAGAGTGGAGCTGGAGGGTCCAGAGGAATGGTACTTGATGGTCCCGTTGAATTGATGTGTCTCACCATTCCCACTCATCTCTGTATCCATATGAACCTCCCTTTGTCTTGTACTGTGTAGAACCGTCTTCCTTCTATCTGAGGGTGAGCTGGCATTGGAATAGGACAAAGATCTTGTGCTGAATGAAGAGGGTATGTTGGACCAAAAGCTCTCACTTCCAACTGCTTCCTTAAAGGCAGCTATGATGGCCAGAGAGGCTAGCTTCTCAGCCGATCTCTCCCTAACTGGAAGACAGATGGATGAGGACACGTAATATGTAGCTGAGTGTACTACATCTTCAGCCATGGTGTGGGCGAAACAGTGAATGATCCATCCATTGTCTTGGCTGGGTTCTAGAACATTCTGGAACCCACTCATTGCCTCCATTGGAACCTATAAGAGAACAACGAGAATCCAAAAGAGACACATTTGTTTCAATTTGTATTATATGATTATGTTATAATAGGCCTATATTATTTCAATTTGTGTGTAGAAAGACCATAATTGAATGTTTaagttgtctgtgtgtgttcctggCTTCAGACCAGGTGTGGAAGCCAGGAACACACACGGAAACCACagccactgtgtgtgtctatgtgtgtgtgcatggtgcgTGAAAAAGACACTGGTTGGAAACCCAGAGCCAGGCTGCCAATCACCACATGAGCTCTCAAGGTTCCAGGAAGTCAGAGAGTCAcatgacagactgacaggaagtGTTTGATTTAGATCAAAAGACGAAAGAGAACCCGTATGGCCTTCTGTAACTGCCAGAGAAAGTCTAATGAAATGTATATGAGAGAACACAGAATTGAATTGACACAGTCAGGCTGGTAATTCCCTTCTATGTTCTTACAGGGAACTGACCTGGAACCCAGGAGGTGTTCTGATAGATGatggaattgtgtgtgtgtgtatgtgtgtgtgtgtgtgtgtgtgtgtgtgtgtgtgtgtgtgtgtgtgtgtgtgtgtgttggataaTTTGGCAGATGTAATAGATGTCAATAAAGGATCATTCACAACAGAGTGTCAGGCTGTTCCAAGCTGTAACTGTATCCACGTGTGAAATTAATgtggtgttctgtgtgttctgtgtgttctgacggtgttctgtgtgttctgacggtgttctgtgtgttctgacggtgttctgtgtgttctgtgtgttctgtgtgttctgtgtgtctgtctgttctgtgtgttctgtctgttctgtgtgttctgtgtgttctgtgtgtctgtgtgttctgtgtgtctgtgtgttctgtctgttctgtgtgctctgtctgttctgtgtgtctgtctgttctgtgtgtctgtgtgttctgtctgttctgtgtgtctgtctgttctgtgtgtctgtgtgttctgtctgttctgtgtgttctgtgtgttctgtctgttctgtgtgttctgtgtgtctgtgtgttctgtgtgtctgtctgttctgtgtgttctgtgtgtctgtgtgttctgtgtgttctgtctgttctgtgtgtctgtctgttctgtgtgtctgtgtgtctgtgtgttctgtctgttctgtgtgtctgtctgttctgtgtgtctgtgtgttctgtctgttctgtgtgttctgtgtgttctgtctgttctgtgtgttctgtgtgtctgtgtgttctgtgtgtctgtctgttctgtgtgttctgtgtgtctgtgtgttctgtgtgttctgtgtgtctgtctgttctgtgtgttctgtctgttctgtgtgttctgtctgttctgtgtgttctgtctgttctgtgtgtctgtgtgttctgtgtgttctgtctgttctgtgtgttctgtgtgttctgtctgttctgtgtgtctgtctgttctgtgtgtctgtctgttctgtgtgtctgtgtgttctgtgtgtctgtgtgttctgtctgttctgtgtgtctgtctgttctgtgtgtctgtgtgttctgtctgttctgtgtgtctgtctgttctgtgtgtctgtgtgttctgtctgttctgtgtgttctgtctgttctgtgtgttctgtctgttctgtgtgtctgtgtgttctgtgtgtctgtgtgttctgtctgttctgtgtgttctgtgtgtctgtgtgttctgtgtgttctgtctgttctgtgtgtctgtgtgtctgtgtgttctgtctgttctgtgtgttctgtctgttctgtgtgtctgtgtgttctgtctgttctgtgtgtctgtgtgttctgtctgttctgtgtgttctgtctgttctgtgtgtctgtgtgttctgtctgttctgtgtgttctgtgtgtctgtgtgttctgtgtgttctgtctgttctgtgtgtctgtgtgtctgtgtgttctgtctgttctgtgtgtctgtctgttctgtgtgtctgtctgttctgtgtgttctgtgtgttctgtgtgttctgtctgttctgtgtgttctgtctgttctgtctgttctgtgtgtctgtctgttctgtgtgttctgtctgttctgtgtgttctgtctgttctgtgtgttctgtctgttctgtgtgtctgtctgttctgtgtgtctgtgtgttctgtgtgtctgtgtgttctgtgtgtctgtgtgtctgtctgttctgtgtgttctgtctgttctgtgtgttctgtgtgttctgtctgttctgtgtgttctgtgtgtgcgTGAATATATTTGATTATCCATAGCTAAAACACACGCCTTAACCAGCCAAGCATAGATGATGCTATCAGAGGTCTTTTTTATTAAAACAATGACAGTTTCCAGACACAGTAGAAGATATAGCAATAATCATCAGTTTGGTTCTGAAGGGTGAATCTGTGCCAGAAATGGCATTCTCTTCTCCATATAGGGTCATAAGACGCTGGTCAAAactagtacactatatagggaacagggtgccatttgggacactaggTAAATATCTGCTTATAAGCCTATCTGGTCTTCTTCCAGTGTAAAAGACGAGGTCTATTAACAATTAACCACAGCAGacagagcgcacacacacacacacacacacacacacacacacacacacacacacacacacacacacacacacacacacacacacacacacacacacacacacacacacaactatctCCTTAGCCTCTCAGACAGGGATATCTCTTTGGCCTCCCAGACAGGGATA comes from the Salvelinus namaycush isolate Seneca chromosome 21, SaNama_1.0, whole genome shotgun sequence genome and includes:
- the LOC120066595 gene encoding uncharacterized protein LOC120066595, whose amino-acid sequence is MVPMEAMSGFQNVLEPSQDNGWIIHCFAHTMAEDVVHSATYYVSSSICLPVRERSAEKLASLAIIAAFKEAVGSESFWSNIPSSFSTRSLSYSNASSPSDRRKTVLHSTRQREVHMDTEMSGNGETHQFNGTIKYHSSGPSSSTLRPSKDTHSSGEVSYEERGLHGRSAKLMTYAEAISDDIITWLNNNITNIDDLCLLSDQLSDKIITSLLTEVRLRGYAGRLVSDVFSLGWRELKIASVQDTLVLHPTTNYAGRLVSGALSLARAELKRASLHDSLVLQQEQKGRGEPSPMDKR